Proteins co-encoded in one Scatophagus argus isolate fScaArg1 chromosome 11, fScaArg1.pri, whole genome shotgun sequence genomic window:
- the phf11 gene encoding uncharacterized protein phf11 isoform X4, translating to MAPLKRHAYEAHFKLQAISHAVQHGNRAAAREFNISESMVRKWRKQEDDLCRAKKTRKSFRGNKARWPQLEDKIEQWVIEQRTGGRSVSTVSIRLMATAVAHDMKINDFQGGPSWCFRFMKRRNLFVHRRTTISQQLLKEYEENRPVHWHQAPPFKRKSEDWNGIVTDDSSDPDANVPDTDIAIFGPIESDLEGSESQLIRRDGASPTGSTSGNQLENDSMKHEIKDEDETDAESESLLSPMMRSPETQSLSTTSAALPTQTVSTALALVKAEEVKKEESSPVHDTAGPSVPCQNSTGPPPSPVHSEPHGITSSAVSPAALETTSSPAAFPSQPEPGIDSTSFWRNCNAAGCTQAIFMDFINEMNSISSRIQSDQASQEDYDLALTVMEASGKLAELVTKQHTELQRKQMELQRAAAAMKKVVLPLRR from the exons ATGGCACCTCTTAAGAGACATGCTTACGAAGCACATTTCAAACTCCAGGCTATTAGTCACGCAGTACAACATGGGAATAGAGCAGCTGCGAGAGAATTTAACATTAGTGAATCAATGGTACGGAAGTGGAGGAAACAAGAAGATGACCTGTGCCGAGCAAAGAAGACCAGAAAGAGTTTCCGCGGGAACAAAGCGAGATGGCCACAGTTGGAGGACAAAATTGAACAGTGGGTCATTGAACAGAGAACAGGAGGTAGAAGCGTCTCTACAGTCTCTATTCGACTCATGGCAACAGCAGTAGCACATGATATGAAGATCAACGACTTTCAAGGAGGTCCTTCTTGGTGCTTCCGTTTTATGAAAAGACGTAATCTCTTCGTCCACAGAAGAACTACCATCTCGCAGCAACTGCTAAAGGAGTACGAAGAAAATAGACCCGTTCATTG GCACCAAGCTCCCCCTTTTAAACGTAAATCTGAAGACTGGAATGGGATAGTGACTGATGATTCTTCAGATCCAG ATGCGAATGTGCCTGATACAGACATAGCAATATTTGGCCCTATAGAATCTGATTTAGAAGGAAGTGAGTCTCAA CTGATCAG AAGAGACGGTGCGAGTCCCACTGGGTCCACTTCAG GAAACCAACTGGAGAACGACAGcatgaaacatgaaattaaagatgaagatgaaaca GATGCTGAGTCAGAGAGTCTGCTGTCTCCCATGATGAGAAGCCCGGAGACTCAGTCACTTTCAACAACAAGTGCTGCACTGCCAACTCAGACTGTATCAACTGCACTGGCTTTGGTGAAGGCAGAAGAGGTCAAGAAAGAAG AGTCCAGTCCTGTTCATGACACCGCTGGACCCTCTGTCCCATGTCAAAACTCTACTGGGCCTCCTCCCTCTCCAGTCCACTCGGAACCCCACGGTATAACCAGTTCAGCCGTTTCTCCAGCTGCACTTGAAACCACCTCCTCCCCTGCAGCATTCCCCTCACAGCCAGAGCCAGGCATCGACTCCACCAGCTTCTGGAGAAACTGCAACGCAGCAGGATGCACGCAGGCCATCTTCATGGATTTCATTAATGAGATGAACAGTATCTCCAGCAGAATTCAGTCAGATCAGGCCAGCCAAGAGG ATTATGATCTAGCGCTGACGGTGATGGAGGCGTCTGGGAAACTGGCAGAACTTGTTACTAAACAGCACACAG